ttttatagttctcTATTCAAGAGGTCCCAATATTTGCTTATGGGATAACTTTTCATCTGCAGCACAGCCCTTCTATTTTTTCCAAGTTTGTTAAGATAAATGCACCATTTGTGTTGCACTTCTTGCAGCTGCCAGTGGCCATGTAAAGCGACCACAGGATGAAGACATACAATCTAACGTCCTTGAAATAATTGGATCAAATATCCAGTCAACTTACATCACTTGCCCGGCTGATCCAGCTGCAACACTTGGTATAAAACTACCATTTTTGGTTATTATTGTGAAGAATCTAAAGAAATACTTTACATTTGAGATTCAAGTCCTGGATGATAAGAATGTCAGGCGGCGTTTCCGAGCTTCTAATTTTCAAGTGTGTAAGTCTGCCCATGTTTCTGTTGTTTAAATGTTCCCACCCCTTCCCCCCTTCTTTCTGTGTGTGCTTGTGTGTCTGTCTGTTGTGGACAATATTCTGGTAAATAGTGACCACTTTTGTTTTAGACGGCACTGAAGAAATAGTTGTTACCTGTAAGAtgaattatttcaaaatatgttttgtGACTTTTGTTAGCTGAATAGTAGACTAAAGAGGACAAGTGATTAGTAATCTAAGATCTAGGTGAAGATATGGTTTTTGGCATTATGAACTGATTTTGGTCATGTTGCAAACTTTATAACCACAGGTCCCTCTTCAGTTAATGTAGCATATTATAGTTTAAACAGGATGCCTCAAGATTGTTTGAGAGGGTTGTGGAATTGGAAATTTAATATTTCATCTCTTCATCTCTAAGCTTTATAATGTTCCTATTATCTCTAAATTGTAGAATACTCTTTAAGctgttttgttataaaatttgttacatttttttagaTTGTGATACAAGTTGCACTATGTTTTAAGCTGTTAAAGTAAAATGTGAGCTGCATGGTGAGGCCAATGAGCTCCAAGTCAAATGACTTTTCTTCCTTTACAATAGGTGGAAGGTGATGTTGTGGGTTTAAAATTCTCTGGGTGCAAAACTTGCCTATAAAAATATAGGCAAACATCAGAGTTTTCTTTCTCACATTCTAAGGAGACAATTATTTAGCTTTTGGATGGTGAACACTTTTGGTAAATGATTCATTATTGTGCACTAGGTAGGATTTTTTTAGAGGTGTCATTATCGTGCACTAGGTAAATTATTCATTAATGTTTTTAGAGGTATCATTATTGCAAAGAGgatatgtggatttttttttagaaaaagaaaaagaaaagaaaaggatagaAAGTAGTGCTAATAAAGTTTGAGGATACAGTTGTGGTGTAGTAATGCACAGTTTCCATCTGTACTAAAGTGTGTGAcactaaaagtctaaaagaTGGATTTTGTTTGTGAGtgattagtttttcttttattgttttaggCTGTAACTCGTGTGAAACCTTACATCTGCACCATGCCGCTGAGGATGGATGAGGGCTGGAATCAAATTCAGTTGAATCTTGCTGATTTTACCAGGAGAGCATATGGAACCAACTATGTTGAGACACTGCGTGTTCAGGTTCATGCAAACTGCCGTCTGAGGAGGATATATTTCTCAGACCGCCTGTACTCGGAAGAAGAACT
This genomic stretch from Quercus robur chromosome 4, dhQueRobu3.1, whole genome shotgun sequence harbors:
- the LOC126723484 gene encoding uncharacterized protein LOC126723484 yields the protein MFKNTFQSGFLSILYSLGSKPLQIWDKEAASGHVKRPQDEDIQSNVLEIIGSNIQSTYITCPADPAATLGIKLPFLVIIVKNLKKYFTFEIQVLDDKNVRRRFRASNFQAVTRVKPYICTMPLRMDEGWNQIQLNLADFTRRAYGTNYVETLRVQVHANCRLRRIYFSDRLYSEEELPPEFKLYLPMQKA